The Mesoterricola silvestris sequence GCTCACGGTGGGTCGGCGCACCTGACAGGAACCCCGGTGTCCCGGCCCCGCGATCCGGAACCCGGCCCACCCCCCATCGGCCACCGGCAGGAACCGCCGGGACCGGCCGATCCCTACACGATGCCCTGGTCGATCATGGAGTTGGCCACCTTGATGAACCCCCCGATGTTCGCCCCCAGCACGTAGTTTCCCGGATCGCCGTACTCGTTTGCGGTGTCTACGCAGGTTTTGTGGATGCGCTTCATGATGGTGTGGAGGCGCATGTCCACCTCCTCCGTGCCCCAGCTGGAGAAGCTGGCGTTCTGGGCCATCTCCAGGCCGGAGGTGGCCACGCCGCCGGCGTTGGCGGCCTTGCCGGGGCCGTAGAGGATCTTGTTCCGGAGGAAGACCTCCACGGCGTCAGGGGTGCTGGGCATGTTGGCGCCTTCGGAGACCACGAAGCAGCCGTGGTCCACGAGCATCTGGGCCTCTTCCTTGTTCACCTCGTTCTGGGTGGCGCTGGGGAAGGCCACGTCGCACTTCACGAACCAGGGGCGCATGCCCTCGAAGTACTCGCACTTGAACTTGTCGGCGTATTCCTGGATGCGGCCGCGGCGGTTGTTCTTGAGGTCCAGCACGTAGGCCAGCTTCTCGGCGTCGATGCCGTTCTTGTCCACGATGGTGCCGTTGCTGTCGGAAAGGGTGATGACCTTGCCGCCGAAGTGGTTCACCTTCTGGACGGTGTACTGGGCCACGTTGCCCGAGCCCGAGACGGCGCAGGTCTTGCCCTTGAGGCTGTCGCCGCGGGTGTTGAGCATCTCCTCGGCGAAGTAGGTGGCGCCGTAACCCGTGGCTTCGGGCCGGATCAGGGAGCCGCCCCAGGCCAGGCCCTTGCCGGTGAGCACGCCCTCCCAGGAGTGGGTGAGCTTCTTGAACTCGCCGAAGAGGTAGCCGATCTCGCGCCCGCCCACGCCGATGTCGCCCGCGGGCACGTCGATGTTGGCGCCGATGTGGCGGTACAGCTCCTTCATGAACGCCTGGCAGAAGCGCATGACCTCCCAGTCCGACTTGCCCTTGGGATCGAAGTCCGACCCGCCCTTGGCGCCGCCCATGGGCACCGTCGTTAGGCTGTTCTTGAGGACCTGCTCGAAGCCCAGGAACTTCAGGATGCCCAGGTTCACCGACGGATGCAGACGCAGCCCTCCCTTGTAGGGCCCGATGGCGTTGTTGAACTCCACCCGGTAGGCCTTGTTCACGTGGATCTCGCCCTTGTCGTCCTGCCAGGTGACCCGGAACTGGATGATGCGGTCGGGCTCGGTGATGCGCTCCAGGATCCGGTGGCTGAGGTACTCGGGGTGGCGCTCCAGGCAGGGCACGAGGGTTTCCACGACCTCCTTCACCGCCTGGTGGAATTCGTTCTCGCCCGGATTCTTGGCGATGAGCCGGTCGAAGAACATCTGGACGTACTGGCTGACACTGGAGACGGGGAGGGCGAGGGTGAAGGCCATAAATCACTCCTGAGGTAGGCCCCGGGGGGCTGGGTTGGGTTGCGGGAGGAAGGCAGGGCCGGCCGAACCCCGGCCGGAAAGCGGGCAGACCAGAAGCAGGAGGCTCGATCCAGCCGTGGCCGGCCTCCGGGAACACTTTGCTACCCTCAGCGTTCTCGGCCCCAATTATCAGAAGGTACCTTTTGGGGTCAACAACAATTTCAACCCAAAATAAAACCTGTGATATCCATCACGAAGAAGCCTGAATGCATTAAATGATTCATTCCTTTCCCATCGGATCGCCTGTTGGCTCGTTTTTTAGCCGTTCAAGCCGATCGCTCTTTCCTTTGACACTTCGAAAACCCGCCCTTCCCGCCCCCGACTCCCCCGCAAACCGCCCCCCCCCGGGCTGCCGGGATGCGGTTTTACGAACAGGAAACGCGTGGGCGGTCAGCGCTTTCCCCACCCTGCTCGGTGGTCCTTGTGGGCATCCGGCAGAAGCCGGGCCAGGGCTTCCAGGTCCTGGGCGATGAATTCGCTGGGGGCGCAGTCCCGGGGCGGCACGAAGCCCCGGGGGAAGGGCGGGCACCGGGGATGGCGCACCACGGCGGCCAGGTCCGCCAGGCTCAGGATGCGGCCTTCGTGGGCCCGGAAGGCGTCCTCCAGCACCTGGAAGAGGAGGGCGGACTGCTCCAGGGCCAGGCGGGAGAAGTCCAGGGCCTCCTCGGATCCCAGGCCCAGGGGATGGGGGTCGTGGTAGGGGAGGCAGTCGTTCAGGCTGGGCGTGAGGGACAGCCCCATGGAGCGGCGGTCCCGGATGGTCCAGCCCCCCACGAAGGGGATCACGGCGCTCTCCCGCACCACCCCGCGCCAGTGGGGCACCACCAGCCCGGTGCGGTGGGGCAGGCCGGCCATGTGCAGGGCGGCGTTCACGGAGGCGCTGGTGGCGCCCACGAAGATCTCCCGCAGGCGGATCTTCACCTTCCGGCAGGCCTCCTGGATCCGCACCACCTGGTCCGCGCCGTCCAGGAAGGGGACCAGCAGGATCGCGTTGCGGCCCAGTTCGCGGGCGGTGGTCAGCTGGCGCTCGAGGCTGGGGCTGCCGAAGGAGGGATCCACCCCCGCCTCGTAGCCCTGGGCCGTGAGGCAGCGCTCCAGGTCCAGGGAGAGGGTCGGGATATCGCCGATGGTGTCCCGGGAGAACTGGCGGCCCAGGCCCAGGGCCACCCAGCCCGGGCCCTCCCCGTCCAGGCGCTCCTGGGTCCAGGCCGAAAGCTGGCGCTTGATCTCCTTTTCGTGGATGTGCAGGAGCCCGCTGCCCGGCACGCGGTCCGCGAAGAACCCCGCCAGGGCCCGGCGCAGCTGGAGGATGACCGCCTCCACCGGTGCCTCCCCCAGGTAGGGGTGCTGGAGGAGCTGTTCGAGGTCGTGGATCATCACCAGGGGGCGCGTGAGCTCGATGCCGGCCCAGCGCAGCCCGCTGGGGCCCGCGGCCCGGTCCCCCAGCCAGCCCGCGCCGTGGTGGCGCAGGAGCTTCCAGAGGCGCTCCCCGCCCTCCTCCGGCACGCCGAAAAGGGCGAACAACAGCCCCTCGCC is a genomic window containing:
- the gdhA gene encoding NADP-specific glutamate dehydrogenase: MAFTLALPVSSVSQYVQMFFDRLIAKNPGENEFHQAVKEVVETLVPCLERHPEYLSHRILERITEPDRIIQFRVTWQDDKGEIHVNKAYRVEFNNAIGPYKGGLRLHPSVNLGILKFLGFEQVLKNSLTTVPMGGAKGGSDFDPKGKSDWEVMRFCQAFMKELYRHIGANIDVPAGDIGVGGREIGYLFGEFKKLTHSWEGVLTGKGLAWGGSLIRPEATGYGATYFAEEMLNTRGDSLKGKTCAVSGSGNVAQYTVQKVNHFGGKVITLSDSNGTIVDKNGIDAEKLAYVLDLKNNRRGRIQEYADKFKCEYFEGMRPWFVKCDVAFPSATQNEVNKEEAQMLVDHGCFVVSEGANMPSTPDAVEVFLRNKILYGPGKAANAGGVATSGLEMAQNASFSSWGTEEVDMRLHTIMKRIHKTCVDTANEYGDPGNYVLGANIGGFIKVANSMIDQGIV